Below is a window of Candidatus Methylomirabilota bacterium DNA.
CTTGACGGACTCGAACAGGACCGCGCCGATGAAGCCGCGCTGGAGAGGAAGAAGTACAGCTACATCCTCGATAAGCCGTACCGCTGGGAAACCTGGGCCGCGCCCAAGGGCAAGGACGGCAAGCTCGACCATAACGCCGCCCTGACCGGCGACGACCTGCGCGATTTCGTCAATCAGAAGCTCTTCCCGTACCTGCACGGCTTCAAACAGAAGGCCGGCGGGTCGAACACCATCGAATACAAGATCGGTGAGATCTTCGGCGAGATCAAGAACAAGATATCCAGCGGCTATAACCTGCGCGAGATCATCGACCACATTGACGAACTGCGCTTCCGCTCGCAGGCCGAGAAGCACGAGCTGTCGCACCTCTACGAAGCCAAGATCAAGAATATGGGCAACGCCGGGCGCAACGGCGGCGAGTATTACACGCCCCGCCCGCTCGTCCGGGCCATTATTCAGGTCGTGCAACCGAAACTTGGCGAAAGCATCTACGACGGCGCGCTCGGCTCTGCGGGCTTCCACTGCGAGACGTTCGACTACCTGAGGACAACCTATCCTAATCGCACCGTCGCGCAGGATCGCTTTCTCCAGACCCGCACCTTTTACGGCAAGGAAAAGAAGTCCCTCGCCTACGTCATCGGCATCATGAACATGATCCTGCATGGCATCGACGCCCCCAACATCATCCACACCAACACCCTCACCGAAAACCTGGCGGACATTCAGGAAAAAGACCGGTACGACATCGTCGAGACCAATCCGCCCTTCGGCGGCAAGGAGCGCAAGGAGGTCCAGCAGAACTTCCCCATCCGCACGGGAGAGACCGCCTACCTCTTCCTCCAGCATTACATCAAAATCCTCAAAGCCGGTGGCCGCGCCGGCATCGTCATTAAGAACACCTTCCTCTCCAACACCGACAACGCCTCGGTGAGCCTGCGCAAGTTGCTGCTGGAAAGCTGCAACCTGCACACCGTGCTCGACTGCCCCGGCGGTACGTTCCAGGGCGCGGGCGTGAAGACCGTGGTGCTGTTCTTCGAGAAAGGCGCCCCCACGCGCAAGGTCTGGTTCTACCAGCTCGACCCCGGCCGCAATCTCGGTAAGACCAACCCGCTTAACGACGACGATCTCGCCGAGTTCGTGAAGCTGCAAAAGTCGTTCGCCGACTCGCCCAAGAGCTGGTCTGTTGATACCCATGCCCTGAGCGAAGTCGAAGGGTTCGACCTCTCCGTGAAGAACCCTAATGGCGGCGAGGTAGTCGGCCATCGCAGCCCGCAGGAGATCATGGATGAGATTACCGCGTTGGACGCCGAGAGCGCGGAGGTGCTTCTTGCGATCCAAGGGATAATTGACAATGGATAAGGGACAATGGACATCGGACAATGAACAAAGGATAGTCTTTGCGGCTTTTTCGTTGTCCGTTTTCAATTGTCCATTGTCAATTGAATATCTGGCGCTGCTATGAAAAACGGGTGGCAGAAGAAGCAGCTTGGTGAACTGGCCGACCTGAAGGGCAGAATCGGTTGGCGGGGACTAACTGCCAAGGAATACACGGAGAGTGGGCCGCTGTTTCTTTCGGTCCACTCGCTCAATTATGGCGACTACATCGACTTCAGGGATGCATTTCACATCAGCGAAGAGCGGTATGTCGAGAGTCCCGAGATAATGATCCAAGAGGGCGACGTCCTCATTTGCAAGGACGGGGCTGGTATCGGGAAAGTCGGCATCGTCGGGGAACTTCCAGATCGAACAACGATCAATTCATCGCTCTTACTCATTCGAAGCGGAGATTCGATCCTCCCCAAGTTCCTCTATCGCTGTTTGTCCAGCCCGTATTTTCAGAAGATCGTCAACTCTCGGCTTAATGGTGCGACGACTCCACATCTGTATCAGCGCGACATAACTGAGTTTCCGGTTGTCGTCCCCCCGCTCCCCGAACAGCGGCGGATCGTCGGTATCCTCGACGAGGCGTTTGAGGGCATCGCCACCGCGAAAGCCAACGCCGAAAAGAATCTCCAAAACGCCCGCGCCCTCTTCGAAAGTCACCTCCAATCCGTCTTCACCCAGCGCGGCAAAGGGTGGGTGGAGAGGAGCCTTGGAGAAATGTGCGAACGAATCACGAAGGGGTCTTCTCCTAAATGGCAAGGAATCGCTTACATCGATACACCCGGCATCTTGTTCGTTACGAGTGAGAACGTCGGCGAATATCAGATCCTGCTGGAGCAGCCGAAGTACGTGGAAGAGAAATTCAACACAAAAGACAAGAAGTCGATTCTTAGGGCGGGTGACGTGTTGACCAACATTGTCGGCGCATCCATAGGGCGTACCGCAGTCTTTGATAGGGACGACGTGGCAAACATCAACCAGGCTGTGTGCCTCATTCGCTGCGAATCCGAGGTACTCAATAACTTCTTCTTGACCTACTTGCTAAACTCACCTGTTTTCAAGGGAGTCCTGCATGACAACGAGGTCGATAATGCGAGGGCTAATTTGAGTCTTGGCTTCTTCTCTCAGCTTCTTGTGCCAACGCCGCCGCTGTCAGAACAGAGGAAGATCGTCGCGGCGCTAGATTCGCTCCGCGAAGAAACCCAACGCCTCGCCTCCGTCTATGAGCGCAAGCTCGCCGCGCTGGAGGCGCTGAAGAAGTCGCTGCTGCACCAGGCCTTCACTGGAGAGCTGTGAGCAATGGATAATTGACAATGGAAAATGGATAATGAAGGGCGGGGCGATTCAATCGAAGTCGTTTGATTTTGCGGTGCGGGTCGTCAACCTCTACAAGCACCTGACTGCGGAGAAGAAGGAGTATGTTCTTTCCAAACAGTTACTGCGTTCGGGGACGGCGATTGGGGCGTTGGTGCGCGAGGCAGAGCAGGCGGAAAGCAAACCGGACTTCGTTCACAAAATGGCCATTGCCTTGAAGGAAGCCAACGAAACCGAATATTGGCTGGAACTGCTGCACGAAACGAAATACCTCGACCTGGCGGCCTTTGCGTCGATCCACTCCGGCATCGTCGAACTCATGAAACTGCTCACAGGCATTATCAAATCCACAAAACAGGGGGTGGGTAAATGACCGTTGTCCATTGTCAACTGTCCATTATCCATTAAAGAGCGTGAACGAAGCCGAGACCAGAGCCGAGTACATCGACCCCGCGCTGAAGGCGGCGGGCTGGGGTGTCGTCGAGGCGAGTAAGATCCTGCGCGAGTACCGCATCACGCAAGGCCGTCTCGAAGGCCACGGGCGGCGCAGCAAGCCGGAGATTGCCGACTACGTGCTGGTCTATCGCAACCACAAGCTGGCCGTGGTCGAAGCCAAAGCGTGGGACGAAGAGCTGACCGAGGGCGTAGGTCAGGCGAAGAGCTATGCCGGCAGGATGGCCATCCGCTTCACCTATGCCACTAATGGCCAAGGTATCTACGGCATCGACATGCAGACCGGCAAAGAAGGCGAGGTACGGCACTATCCTACTCCGGGCGAACTCTGGATGATGACCTTCGCCGAAAAGAACGCGTGGCGTGACCGCTTCGCCGCCGTGCCGTTCGAGGACAAGGGCGGCTCGCACCCCAGCCGCTACTACCAGGACATCGCTGTCGAGCGGGCGATGGAGGCTATCGCGGAAAACCGGCAGCGTATCCTGCTTACGCTCGCCACCGGCACGGGCAAGACGTTCATCGCGTTTCAGATCGCGTGGAAGCTGTTCCACAGCCGCTGGAACCTGAGCCGCGAACCTTCGCGCCGCCCGCGCATCCTCTTCCTCGCCGACCGCAATATCCTCGCCAATCAAGCCTATAACGCCTTTTCCGCCTTCCCTGAGGATGCAATGGTGCGGATCGCGCCCGAGGACATCCGCAAGAAGGGAAAGGTACCGAAGAACGGCAGTCTGTTCTTCACCATCTTCCAGACGTTCATGAGCGGCCCGCCGAAGGACGGCCACCCGTCGCCCTATTTCGGCGAATACCCGCCGGACTTCTTCGACTTCATCGTCATCGACGAG
It encodes the following:
- a CDS encoding N-6 DNA methylase — encoded protein: MFEQAFKNIDDILRKEAGCTTELDYTEQTSWLLFLKYLDGLEQDRADEAALERKKYSYILDKPYRWETWAAPKGKDGKLDHNAALTGDDLRDFVNQKLFPYLHGFKQKAGGSNTIEYKIGEIFGEIKNKISSGYNLREIIDHIDELRFRSQAEKHELSHLYEAKIKNMGNAGRNGGEYYTPRPLVRAIIQVVQPKLGESIYDGALGSAGFHCETFDYLRTTYPNRTVAQDRFLQTRTFYGKEKKSLAYVIGIMNMILHGIDAPNIIHTNTLTENLADIQEKDRYDIVETNPPFGGKERKEVQQNFPIRTGETAYLFLQHYIKILKAGGRAGIVIKNTFLSNTDNASVSLRKLLLESCNLHTVLDCPGGTFQGAGVKTVVLFFEKGAPTRKVWFYQLDPGRNLGKTNPLNDDDLAEFVKLQKSFADSPKSWSVDTHALSEVEGFDLSVKNPNGGEVVGHRSPQEIMDEITALDAESAEVLLAIQGIIDNG
- a CDS encoding restriction endonuclease subunit S, whose protein sequence is MKNGWQKKQLGELADLKGRIGWRGLTAKEYTESGPLFLSVHSLNYGDYIDFRDAFHISEERYVESPEIMIQEGDVLICKDGAGIGKVGIVGELPDRTTINSSLLLIRSGDSILPKFLYRCLSSPYFQKIVNSRLNGATTPHLYQRDITEFPVVVPPLPEQRRIVGILDEAFEGIATAKANAEKNLQNARALFESHLQSVFTQRGKGWVERSLGEMCERITKGSSPKWQGIAYIDTPGILFVTSENVGEYQILLEQPKYVEEKFNTKDKKSILRAGDVLTNIVGASIGRTAVFDRDDVANINQAVCLIRCESEVLNNFFLTYLLNSPVFKGVLHDNEVDNARANLSLGFFSQLLVPTPPLSEQRKIVAALDSLREETQRLASVYERKLAALEALKKSLLHQAFTGEL
- a CDS encoding four helix bundle protein; this encodes MKGGAIQSKSFDFAVRVVNLYKHLTAEKKEYVLSKQLLRSGTAIGALVREAEQAESKPDFVHKMAIALKEANETEYWLELLHETKYLDLAAFASIHSGIVELMKLLTGIIKSTKQGVGK